In Apilactobacillus bombintestini, one genomic interval encodes:
- a CDS encoding YtxH domain-containing protein, with protein sequence MKKAGLFLLGLGAGAAAAAYVAYRKMDDEKTKQLVNNTVKTANDLKDRALDYAFYALDSVDDVKDSLQYKTSDAKSKIKDAAGKVNDNVVNKAQYYYDEGSTQFHKAADNLRSQVRNNESNDEDVVITPDFLKDSKKDSEK encoded by the coding sequence ATGAAAAAAGCAGGACTATTTTTATTAGGTTTAGGTGCAGGAGCAGCAGCTGCTGCATATGTAGCATACCGTAAGATGGATGATGAAAAGACAAAGCAATTAGTTAATAACACAGTTAAGACTGCAAATGATTTAAAGGATCGTGCATTAGATTATGCATTCTACGCTTTAGATTCAGTTGATGATGTTAAAGACTCATTACAATACAAGACATCAGATGCAAAGTCCAAAATAAAGGATGCTGCAGGTAAGGTTAATGACAATGTTGTTAACAAAGCACAATATTACTATGATGAAGGTAGTACTCAATTCCACAAAGCTGCTGACAATTTAAGAAGCCAAGTAAGAAATAATGAAAGCAACGATGAAGATGTCGTTATTACACCTGACTTTTTAAAGGATTCCAAAAAAGATTCTGAAAAGTAA